The Castanea sativa cultivar Marrone di Chiusa Pesio chromosome 11, ASM4071231v1 genome contains a region encoding:
- the LOC142616846 gene encoding uncharacterized protein LOC142616846 → MALYRMSSAPPSSSFCVKVFILLLWCGLLVTSVIGGNNETDHSALLELKSKIIHDPLGALSSWNDSIHFCQWLGVTCGRLHQRVTVLDLQSLKQVGSISPYIGNLSFLRNLTLQNNSFHNEIPLELGHLQRIQFLQLQHNTLSGKIPSNLSNCTNIIVLRVGFNDLSGEINPREPWCPTHGSRKFKNPEYLDISKNMFGEIPTSLDSCVRLEFLSMSRNFFQWIIPSSLESLRGLKELDLSNNNLSGNIPRFLELFDFLQILNLSYNHFEGEVPTGGVFKNTSATSIKGNIELCEGVPKFKLPLCKYNKSKKRKLTNNLYTFCAFRSNFDAFSSTNVIGVGSIGSMYRGILDHDRHSCCQGAQPFASCGASKSFIAECDALRNIRYRNLVKVLTTCSSVDYQGHDFKALVYEYMSNSNLDEWLHPID, encoded by the exons ATGGCGCTTTACCGCATGAGTTCAGCTCCACCATCCTCATCTTTTTGTGTCAAAGTTTTTATTCTTCTCTTGTGGTGTGGCTTGCTAGTAACCTCTGTGATTGGTGGGAATAATGAGACAGACCACTCGGCGTTGCTTGAGCTCAAATCCAAGATCATTCATGACCCTCTTGGCGCTTTGAGCTCTTGGAATGACAGCATCCACTTTTGCCAATGGCTAGGGGTAACTTGTGGTCGCCTACATCAGAGAGTCACTGTGTTAGACTTGCAATCTCTGAAACAGGTAGGCTCCATTTCACCATATATtggaaatttaagttttttgagAAATCTAACCCTCCAAAACAACAGCTTTCATAATGAAATCCCTCTTGAACTTGGTCATTTGCAAAGAATTCAATTCTTACAATTGCAACATAATACACTTAGTGGTAAAATTCCTAGCAATTTATCCAACTGCACCAACATCATTGTTTTGCGTGTTGGTTTTAATGATTTGTCTGGAGAAATTAATCCCCGTGAACCTTG GTGTCCTACCCATGGAAGTAGGAAATTCAAAAATCCGGAATACTTGGATATATctaaaaacatgtttggtgaAATTCCAACAAGTCTTGATAGCTGTGTAAGACTAGAATTTCTATCCATGAGTCGAAACTTCTTCCAATGGATCATTCCTTCATCTTTGGAATCATTAAGAGGCCTCAAAGAGTTAGACCTTTCCAACAACAATTTATCTGGCAACATTCCAAGATTTTTGGAGCTCTTTGACTTCCTGCAGATATTGAATTTGTCATATAATCATTTTGAGGGTGAGGTACCAACAGGGGGAGTTTTCAAGAACACAAGTGCAACTTCAATTAAGGGAAATATTGAGCTATGTGAAGGTGTGCCTAAGTTCAAGCTTCCTCTTTGCAAATACAACAAGTCCAAGAAAAGGAAGTTGACTAATAATCTCTATACTTTTTGCGCTTTTAGGAGTAACTTTG ATGCATTCTCCTCCACTAATGTAATTGGTGTGGGAAGTATTGGATCTATGTATAGAGGGATTCTTGATCATGATAGACATAGTTGCTGTCAAGGCGCTCAACCTTTTGCATCTTGTGGAGCTTCCAAGAGTTTCATTGCTGAATGTGATGCTTTGCGAAATATTAGATATCGAAATCTTGTAAAAGTACTCACAACATGTTCAAGTGTTGACTATCAAGGTCATGATTTCAAAGCATTGGTATATGAGTATATGAGTAATAGCAACCTAGATGAGTGGTTGCATCCAATTGATTGA